In a genomic window of Wyeomyia smithii strain HCP4-BCI-WySm-NY-G18 chromosome 1, ASM2978416v1, whole genome shotgun sequence:
- the LOC129717126 gene encoding uncharacterized protein LOC129717126: MSNAAVKRGEREQAIKLAIIAIKFVKSLRAAAGEYGIPRTTLLRHKRSNAGLMVQAHPLHPTISMEDVQICKRGRPPLFPEEPERAFEKYCLLCSDKFFGLTPRDIRVLAPQFANQLGIPVPENWIANAKAGPVWFWNFLRRRPNLSMRSPESTSIARVSAFNPTNVGKFFDLLRTVAENITFEPNSIWNLDETGVTTVQKPQRVASRRGVKRVGRVTSADRGPLVTMVLAVSATSNKMPPFFVFPRKRFHPHFLDGGPTGCAGAVSNTGWMNADIYLDVLRHFKAFTRVSKENPLLLIVDNHGSHRSLPAIEFCRDNGIHLLTIPPHCSHRLQPLDVSVFSPFKHAMNVLCDEWTYRHPGRPMSIFDLPAIIDSALERSATERNIKAGFRASGIWPFNPDVFTALDCAPSSVTGPSLVDEIIPGSLLDTLCRIRPIPRAPPRATGRRGRKPGRAAILTDPAEIALMEQNIQAKEVARPTQRRVGRPRKATVQFHRLVSAPPRPTIVVIKRPPGRPRKSQAAADKRPVGRPRKPPVVILKRPVGRPPKSLAIAKRPVGRPPKYPTIAKRPVGRPAKTKSTAKRPVGRPRKIKRPVGRPPKQPATKIRHESE, encoded by the exons ATGAGTAACGCGGCAGTGAAACGTGGTGAACGGGAGCAGGCGATCAAGTTGGCGATTATTGCCATTAAGTTTGTCAAGTCGTTACGGGCAGCTGCTGGAGAGTATGGTATACCCCGTACCACCTTGCTTCGCCACAAGCGGTCAAACGCTGGCCTGATGGTGCAAGCGCACCCGCTACATCCTACGATATCGATGGaggatgtgcaaatttgtaagCGCGGAAGACCACCGTTGTTCCCCGAGGAACCAGAACGGGCATTCGAAAAGTATTGCTTGCTATGCTCGGACAAGTTCTTCGGTCTAACACCCAGAGACATTCGTGTGCTTGCACCACAATTCGCGAACCAGCTGGGGATTCCGGTTCCCGAGAATTGGATCGCGAACGCAAAGGCAGGCCCTGTTTGGTTTTGGAACTTTCTGCGCCGAAGGCCGAACCTGTCGATGCGTTCACCCGAGTCGACCAGCATAGCCAGAGTCTCTGCTTTTAATCCCACAAATGTGGGCAAGTTTTTCGATCTTCTACGCACAGTAGCCGAGAATATAACGTTCGAACCAAATTCCATCTGGAATCTGGACGAGACTGGAGTGACAACAGTTCAGAAACCTCAACGAGTTGCCAGTCGCCGTGGAGTCAAACGTGTTGGTCGAGTAACTTCGGCCGATCGGGGCCCGTTGGTTACGATGGTACTTGCGGTTTCCGCCACTAGCAATAAAATGCCACCATTCTTCGTTTTTCCTCGAAAACGTTTCCATCCACACTTTCTGGATGGTGGTCCAACGGGATGCGCTGGAGCGGTGAGCAATACAGGGTGGATGAATGCAGATATTTATCTGGATGTTCTCCGACACTTTAAAGCATTTACGCGAGTGTCCAAAGAAAACCCGCTTTTGTTGATTGTGGACAACCACGGTTCACACAGAAGTCTACCTGCAATCGAATTTTGCAGGGATAATGGCATTCACCTACTTACAATACCACCCCATTGCTCTCACCGCTTACAACCCTTGGACGTGAGTGTGTTTTCGCCGTTCAAGCACGCAATGAATGTGCTGTGCGACGAATGGACATACAGGCATCCCGGAAGGCCGATGTCTATTTTTGACCTTCCGGCTATCATCGACAGCGCTCTCGAACGGAGTGCCACGGAGCGAAACATCAAGGCCGGGTTCCGGGCATCAGGTATTTGGCCCTTCAACCCGGATGTGTTCACTGCATTGGATTGTGCTCCATCATCAGTGACAGGACCTTCCTTGGTTGACGAAATAATACCAGGATCACTGCTGGACACTCTTTGCAGAATCAGACCAATCCCGCGGGCACCACCGCGTGCTACAGGCAGACGAGGACGAAAACCTGGACGAGCTGCTATACTGACGGACCCCGCTGAAATCGCTCTGAtg GAACAAAACATACAAGCGAAGGAAGTAGCCCGACCCACTCAACGGCGAGTAGGCCGACCACGTAAAGCAactgtgcagtttcatcgccTCGTTAGTGCACCACCAAGACCAACGATAGTGGTGATAAAGAGACCACCTGGAAGACCCCGCAAATCACAGGCTGCAGCggataagaggcccgttggccgaccccGCAAGCCTCCAGTCGTTATACTAAAAAGGCCTGTTGGCCGACCTCCAAAGTCACTAgccattgctaagaggcccgttggccgaccaccaaagtatccaaccattgctaagaggcccgttggccgacctgCTAAAACTAAAAGCACTgccaagaggcccgttggccgcccACGCAAGATTAAGAGGCCTGTTGGTAGGCCACCGAAACAACCAGCAACCAAAATAAGACATGaatctgaataa